From the genome of Sulfurovum sp. NBC37-1, one region includes:
- a CDS encoding MATE family efflux transporter codes for MLRHLPIKHQKILKLSIPAAINSLLDMLQVITDLIMVGRISAFAVAAVGLGLQSLMFVFAVLTLLNVGTSALLSRFVGAQRMKRASIGLSTLLRFAFFLSLPVMILWYFLASNIYVWFGTAPEVVALGEDYVQTLTWMMPFVFMKLVFVAALNSAGDTKTPMYVKISSILLNVILNYLLIFGKYGFPELGVMGAAVGTVIVNIIEFFVYVVLYVRHRTPYIPLWYHSKSLLKRVLKVGLPASIERALTFGSFMLFTVVIAHYGTAVLAGYQIGLRVEGLAFMPGIGFTIAAMALMGQGLGAKNPQQAREDVLLVLKYTSGFMFILSFFMIFMPEKIVWLFTNDPATIKEASLYLRIVGVSQIPLAFNFVLSGALRGAGDSKRTLKINLISLWTVRIIPAFLLSWYFENILFVYLAMISDTFVKAIWLWRTFDKGEWQKIKV; via the coding sequence TTGTTAAGACATTTACCCATAAAACACCAAAAGATACTCAAACTCTCCATCCCCGCTGCCATCAACTCCCTGCTCGATATGCTCCAGGTGATTACCGATCTGATCATGGTAGGGCGTATCTCCGCCTTTGCTGTGGCGGCAGTAGGGCTTGGTTTGCAGTCTCTGATGTTCGTATTTGCTGTGCTTACGCTGCTGAATGTAGGTACGTCCGCATTGCTATCGCGTTTTGTAGGTGCCCAGCGTATGAAACGTGCTTCCATAGGGCTTTCGACGCTGCTGCGTTTCGCTTTCTTCCTGAGTCTGCCGGTAATGATCCTCTGGTATTTCCTTGCATCGAATATTTATGTATGGTTCGGAACGGCACCTGAAGTCGTGGCTCTAGGTGAAGATTATGTGCAGACACTGACCTGGATGATGCCTTTTGTTTTTATGAAACTGGTGTTCGTAGCGGCACTCAATTCTGCAGGTGACACAAAAACGCCGATGTATGTCAAAATTTCCTCTATTCTACTGAATGTAATACTGAATTACCTGTTGATCTTTGGTAAATACGGTTTTCCTGAACTTGGTGTTATGGGAGCGGCCGTGGGTACGGTGATCGTCAATATCATAGAATTTTTTGTCTATGTCGTATTGTATGTACGTCACAGGACACCTTATATACCGCTATGGTACCACTCAAAGTCTCTGCTTAAACGTGTACTGAAAGTGGGGTTGCCTGCCTCCATAGAACGTGCTTTGACCTTCGGATCTTTCATGCTTTTTACCGTCGTTATTGCCCACTACGGTACGGCCGTACTTGCTGGGTATCAGATAGGTCTGCGTGTCGAAGGTCTGGCATTTATGCCTGGTATCGGGTTTACCATCGCTGCTATGGCGCTGATGGGGCAGGGGTTGGGTGCTAAGAATCCCCAACAGGCCAGAGAAGATGTTCTTTTGGTGCTGAAATATACTTCGGGATTCATGTTCATACTTTCATTTTTTATGATCTTCATGCCTGAAAAGATCGTTTGGCTCTTTACGAATGACCCCGCCACCATCAAAGAGGCTAGCCTTTATCTGCGGATCGTGGGCGTTTCTCAGATACCCCTGGCCTTCAACTTTGTCCTCTCCGGTGCGCTCAGAGGAGCAGGTGACAGTAAAAGAACTCTGAAGATCAACCTGATCTCTCTCTGGACCGTGCGTATCATTCCTGCGTTTCTGCTCAGTTGGTATTTTGAAAATATCCTCTTTGTCTATCTGGCGATGATTTCCGATACTTTCGTTAAGGCGATCTGGCTATGGAGGACGTTCGATAAAGGGGAGTGGCAGAAGATCAAAGTCTGA
- a CDS encoding shikimate kinase, producing the protein MKKNIILIGFMGVGKGTTARAFAKKYGVYNIDTDDLIESKENKLVKKIFAKKGEAYFRKCEQQTADWIENCVTGTLISCGGGFYKVNNIDRLGTVVLLDASFKWIHNRLKTAKNAKAKLAKRPLFSKEEEAKKLYNEREKAYLKVADVIVSVENKSLDEVISEIAKKCKV; encoded by the coding sequence ATGAAAAAAAACATTATTTTAATCGGATTTATGGGAGTGGGTAAGGGAACGACTGCGCGTGCTTTTGCAAAAAAGTACGGGGTTTATAATATCGATACGGACGATCTCATAGAATCCAAAGAGAATAAGCTGGTCAAGAAGATCTTTGCCAAGAAAGGCGAGGCTTACTTCAGAAAGTGTGAACAGCAGACAGCTGACTGGATAGAGAATTGTGTAACTGGTACTTTGATCTCTTGTGGAGGCGGGTTTTATAAAGTCAACAACATTGACAGACTGGGAACCGTGGTCCTTCTGGATGCCTCATTTAAGTGGATACACAATCGTCTCAAAACTGCGAAGAATGCCAAAGCCAAACTGGCGAAGCGGCCGCTTTTTTCTAAAGAAGAAGAGGCAAAAAAACTCTATAATGAACGTGAAAAAGCGTATCTAAAAGTCGCAGATGTTATTGTCAGTGTCGAGAACAAGAGTCTTGATGAAGTGATCTCTGAGATCGCCAAAAAGTGCAAAGTGTAA
- a CDS encoding polyprenyl synthetase family protein produces the protein MQRFETYLSENLPEVTSFHPVYEEALGAMLQAGGKRFRPMLLLSIVDTYEPMLYDSALPVALALEMFHTYSLIHDDLPAMDDADLRRGHQTLHKRFDEVTAILAGDALNSDAFYLIAKAPLREDVKIKLVELLARDGGSRGMVLGQAIDCYFENRPLTIDEVKVLHTNKTAKLIAVSLQMGAVIVRLAPDVQKALYDFGIDLGLLFQIQDDIIDETQTEEEAGKTTGNDADKNSFVNLLGLENTVVQADTLAKDLQRRFEDFDEKLQMALQPLMNKYLYRHNKG, from the coding sequence ATGCAGAGATTTGAAACCTATTTGAGTGAGAACCTACCAGAAGTAACGAGCTTTCATCCTGTCTATGAAGAGGCATTGGGTGCGATGCTGCAGGCAGGGGGGAAACGTTTCCGTCCGATGTTGCTTTTGAGTATCGTGGATACGTATGAACCGATGCTGTACGACTCCGCACTGCCTGTAGCTCTGGCACTTGAAATGTTCCATACCTACTCTCTGATACATGATGACCTTCCTGCCATGGATGATGCAGACCTGCGGCGCGGACACCAAACCCTTCATAAACGTTTTGATGAGGTAACGGCTATTCTCGCAGGCGACGCACTCAATTCGGATGCGTTTTATCTCATTGCCAAAGCCCCGCTGCGTGAAGATGTGAAGATCAAACTTGTCGAACTGCTTGCCCGGGACGGCGGTAGCAGAGGGATGGTTCTGGGACAGGCGATCGACTGTTATTTCGAGAACAGACCTCTGACGATCGATGAAGTCAAAGTACTGCATACCAATAAAACGGCAAAACTGATTGCCGTAAGCCTGCAGATGGGTGCAGTGATCGTCAGGCTTGCACCAGATGTGCAGAAAGCCCTGTATGATTTCGGGATCGACCTGGGACTGCTTTTCCAGATACAGGATGATATCATTGATGAGACGCAGACGGAAGAGGAAGCGGGAAAGACCACAGGAAACGATGCAGATAAAAATAGCTTTGTCAATCTTTTGGGACTGGAGAATACTGTCGTTCAGGCAGACACCCTGGCAAAAGATTTACAAAGACGATTTGAAGACTTCGACGAGAAGTTGCAAATGGCCTTACAACCCCTGATGAACAAATATTTGTACAGACATAACAAAGGATAA
- the tkt gene encoding transketolase, protein MAMTEQNQMRKKMANTIRFLAADMVQKANSGHPGAPMGLADIAVVLSEHLSHNPKNPKWLNRDRLVFSGGHATGLIYSMLHLWGYDVSLDDLKNFRQLGSKTPGHPEYGHTAGIEITTGPLGQGIANAVGFAMAEAFTKEQVNSETCELIDHKVYCLCGDGDLEEGISYEACALAGHLGLKDLVLIYDSNEITIEGDTNIAWSENVAKRFEAQNWNVLTVNGHCYDKIDAALNEVKKADKPTIIIANTIIGKGAGELEGTHHTHGAPLGEEIIRASKAKEGFDPDQTFQIPEDVLLRFRCAVEQGELAEKEWIHRQKEAPLIEQNEALERLLNPDVSAVEYPDFSNDAAVATRDSNGKILNAIAKAVPSFLGGSADLSPSNKTELKDMGNFPKGKNLHFGIREHSMAAITNAMALYGTTMPFNATFFVFSDYMKPAVRIAALTGIQNFFVWTHDSIGVGEDGPTHEPIEHLSQFRALPNFYVWRPADATENVEAWKTALGMKAPHGFVLSRQKLKTLKPKRDFGEVSKGAYIVKQREGATMTLMASGSELMPCLQAACHLEVLGVKANVVSVPCLDLFNEQDKAYRETVVNPSTTVLAVEAATATEYYRYADDVLGMESFGASAPADLLFEKFGFTIQNITKRACELVGAEYRVVDLGK, encoded by the coding sequence ATGGCAATGACAGAGCAGAATCAAATGCGTAAAAAGATGGCGAACACCATCAGATTCCTCGCGGCAGATATGGTACAGAAAGCGAACTCCGGACACCCGGGTGCACCGATGGGCCTCGCAGATATCGCAGTGGTACTTTCCGAACATCTCTCCCACAATCCTAAAAACCCGAAGTGGCTTAACCGTGACCGTCTTGTCTTCTCGGGAGGGCATGCGACAGGACTTATCTATTCGATGCTTCACCTCTGGGGTTATGATGTTAGCCTTGATGACCTGAAGAACTTCCGTCAGTTGGGCTCAAAGACACCGGGACACCCGGAGTACGGTCATACTGCAGGTATTGAGATCACGACCGGTCCTTTGGGACAGGGTATCGCCAATGCAGTCGGTTTTGCCATGGCCGAAGCCTTTACCAAAGAGCAGGTCAACTCAGAGACCTGTGAACTCATTGACCACAAGGTTTACTGTCTCTGCGGTGACGGAGACCTTGAAGAGGGGATCTCCTATGAAGCCTGTGCTTTGGCGGGACACCTCGGGTTGAAAGACCTCGTACTCATCTATGATTCAAACGAGATCACGATAGAGGGCGATACAAACATCGCCTGGAGCGAAAATGTCGCCAAACGCTTCGAAGCACAGAACTGGAATGTTCTCACAGTCAACGGACACTGCTATGACAAGATCGATGCAGCATTGAACGAAGTCAAAAAAGCGGACAAGCCGACGATCATCATCGCCAATACCATCATCGGAAAAGGTGCCGGAGAGCTGGAAGGGACACACCATACGCACGGTGCACCGCTGGGTGAAGAGATCATTCGTGCATCCAAAGCCAAAGAGGGCTTCGATCCCGACCAGACCTTCCAGATCCCCGAGGATGTCCTGCTGCGTTTCAGATGTGCCGTCGAGCAGGGAGAACTGGCAGAGAAAGAGTGGATCCACAGACAGAAGGAAGCGCCGCTGATCGAGCAGAACGAAGCACTGGAGAGACTGCTCAACCCTGACGTTTCGGCTGTCGAGTATCCGGATTTCTCAAACGATGCTGCAGTGGCTACCCGGGACTCCAACGGCAAGATCCTCAATGCCATTGCCAAGGCGGTACCGTCCTTCCTTGGCGGTTCGGCAGACCTTTCACCATCGAACAAAACTGAACTGAAGGATATGGGTAATTTCCCCAAAGGGAAGAATCTGCATTTTGGTATTCGCGAGCATTCCATGGCAGCGATCACCAATGCCATGGCGCTTTACGGCACGACCATGCCGTTCAATGCAACCTTCTTCGTCTTCTCTGATTATATGAAACCGGCTGTACGTATCGCGGCACTGACCGGCATCCAGAACTTCTTCGTCTGGACGCACGACAGTATCGGTGTGGGTGAAGACGGCCCGACGCACGAGCCTATCGAACATTTGAGCCAGTTCAGGGCGCTGCCGAACTTCTATGTCTGGAGACCGGCAGATGCGACCGAGAACGTGGAAGCGTGGAAAACGGCACTTGGCATGAAAGCGCCGCACGGTTTCGTGCTCAGCCGACAAAAACTCAAGACACTCAAACCAAAAAGGGATTTTGGAGAGGTGAGCAAAGGTGCCTACATCGTGAAGCAGCGTGAAGGCGCAACGATGACGCTGATGGCAAGCGGCTCCGAGCTGATGCCTTGTCTGCAGGCGGCATGCCACCTTGAAGTACTGGGTGTAAAAGCCAATGTGGTCTCCGTGCCCTGTCTCGACCTTTTCAACGAGCAGGACAAAGCATACAGAGAAACGGTAGTGAACCCATCTACGACCGTTCTGGCGGTTGAAGCGGCGACTGCAACAGAGTATTACCGCTACGCAGATGATGTTCTGGGTATGGAAAGCTTCGGTGCCTCCGCTCCGGCTGATCTGCTTTTTGAGAAGTTCGGCTTTACTATTCAGAATATCACCAAAAGAGCCTGTGAGCTTGTCGGTGCGGAGTACAGGGTTGTCGATCTGGGCAAATAA
- a CDS encoding MFS transporter, with protein MIKKVLPLSLIVALRFFGLFIVLSVLSSYAKELPGGTAFLAGIALGGYALTQAVLQVPFGVMSDKFGRKKTLLFGLLLFAAGSVVAAMADNIYMLLAGRFLQGAGAIGSVVTAMIADQVREDERAHAMAIMGMVIAMSFAAAMIIGPVVAGYWSVSTLFWLTGALALTALLILFTAVPEPPQIEHHYSEEEAKIKEVFKDKDLVRMYITFLFHSSTMAIAFFIIPILMKSKFDMTRMDYWKVYLPAVIFGIIAMGPAAVLGEKYGKGKEVFVASVLFIIASFAMMGFSSNFWIFAAGATFFFIGFNMFEPLLQSFVAKFAKVHQKGAALGVANTFSYVGIFLGGAIGGWLYGHYHEQGVAIAVIVLSVFWILWILSMRNPALRKNLFLPTDIFDESKLPELKNVEGINDFYVNKTEKIIVIKYEDEIIDEDTIRGMFLEK; from the coding sequence ATGATTAAAAAGGTATTGCCTTTAAGCCTTATCGTGGCTTTACGCTTCTTCGGACTTTTCATAGTTCTTTCTGTACTTTCGAGTTATGCCAAGGAGCTTCCGGGTGGAACAGCTTTCCTTGCCGGTATTGCACTGGGTGGGTATGCACTGACTCAGGCAGTGCTTCAGGTACCTTTTGGTGTGATGAGTGACAAGTTCGGAAGAAAGAAGACGCTTCTGTTCGGGCTGCTGCTCTTTGCTGCCGGGTCTGTCGTCGCAGCGATGGCCGATAACATTTACATGCTGCTTGCAGGACGTTTCCTCCAGGGTGCCGGCGCCATCGGAAGTGTTGTGACCGCTATGATCGCAGATCAGGTCCGTGAAGATGAACGTGCCCATGCGATGGCGATCATGGGAATGGTCATTGCCATGAGTTTTGCCGCAGCAATGATCATCGGACCTGTGGTTGCGGGCTACTGGAGTGTCAGCACACTCTTCTGGCTTACCGGTGCACTGGCACTGACCGCACTGCTCATTCTCTTTACTGCCGTACCCGAACCTCCCCAGATTGAGCACCACTATTCCGAAGAGGAGGCAAAGATCAAAGAGGTCTTCAAGGACAAAGATCTGGTTAGAATGTACATTACCTTCCTCTTCCACAGTTCTACCATGGCCATTGCCTTTTTCATCATCCCTATCCTGATGAAAAGCAAATTCGATATGACCCGCATGGATTACTGGAAAGTGTATCTGCCTGCCGTGATCTTCGGGATCATTGCCATGGGACCTGCAGCCGTCCTTGGTGAAAAATACGGCAAAGGAAAGGAAGTATTTGTAGCCTCCGTGCTCTTCATTATCGCCTCGTTCGCCATGATGGGCTTCAGCAGCAACTTCTGGATCTTCGCTGCGGGAGCGACCTTCTTCTTCATAGGGTTCAATATGTTTGAACCGCTTTTGCAGAGCTTTGTTGCCAAATTTGCCAAAGTACACCAGAAGGGTGCCGCTCTGGGTGTTGCAAACACCTTTTCCTATGTCGGTATCTTCCTCGGGGGTGCGATAGGGGGATGGCTCTACGGACACTACCATGAACAGGGTGTTGCCATTGCCGTTATTGTTCTCTCTGTTTTCTGGATACTCTGGATACTCAGTATGAGAAATCCCGCTTTGAGGAAAAATCTTTTTCTTCCCACGGATATCTTCGACGAGAGCAAACTTCCGGAACTCAAAAATGTTGAAGGTATCAATGATTTCTATGTGAACAAAACTGAAAAGATCATCGTCATCAAATATGAAGATGAGATCATCGATGAAGATACGATTAGAGGCATGTTTCTGGAGAAGTAG
- the rdgB gene encoding RdgB/HAM1 family non-canonical purine NTP pyrophosphatase, which translates to MKIVLATGNKGKLREFRQMCQDEVLPFSDLLGMFEIVEDGDTFAANALIKARTIYNKLKEKHPEEAYVVIADDSGISVPALGGIPGIYSARYAGEGASDKENLYKLIDTLKEKDFKSTPAYYTAAIAIVSDLGEYVVHGWMHGNVIDEARGDKGFGYDPMFIPAGFDKTLGEMDDGVKTAISHRGKALSLAKPIIQMLKNKEKNASDLK; encoded by the coding sequence ATGAAAATCGTACTTGCAACAGGCAACAAGGGAAAACTGCGTGAGTTTCGCCAAATGTGTCAAGATGAGGTCCTGCCGTTCTCAGATCTTTTGGGGATGTTTGAGATTGTAGAGGATGGCGATACCTTTGCCGCTAATGCACTTATCAAAGCACGTACGATTTACAATAAGCTCAAAGAGAAACATCCTGAAGAAGCATATGTAGTCATTGCAGATGACAGCGGTATATCGGTACCGGCACTGGGCGGCATACCGGGCATCTATTCTGCCCGTTATGCCGGAGAAGGTGCAAGCGATAAAGAGAACCTCTATAAGCTCATTGATACACTTAAGGAGAAAGACTTCAAATCCACTCCTGCATACTATACGGCCGCCATCGCCATTGTATCGGATCTGGGCGAATATGTGGTGCATGGCTGGATGCATGGCAATGTGATAGATGAAGCCAGGGGTGACAAAGGATTTGGTTATGATCCTATGTTTATTCCGGCAGGCTTTGACAAAACGTTGGGTGAGATGGATGATGGTGTCAAGACGGCAATTTCCCACCGTGGGAAAGCGCTCTCGTTGGCGAAGCCGATCATACAAATGTTGAAAAATAAAGAAAAGAACGCAAGCGATTTGAAGTAA
- the ciaB gene encoding invasion protein CiaB, whose product MQSRKKQQFMNDLQAIYLELQDRQAELNGFYEIARGGENPRAEEVVDAFLKLLDIPRNDDSVMAALTRIVNLREDALEQVLGKLGLNDDEIRVKKELAYGFVSTMHIARHESLIGWIENRKLLTPFYRSLILGAHFVGLRLSEWQSYWTHQVIYTVNLELSEMFNGDDAKVFEMLQNKSLLDRDENGGVADRCYSVLEKEDNKFKSVAYAEAFPEQVKQVATALEQLIMLLGKHEDEVYGQKNEWIAYFSAIKEAFTHTKIDELVRMWAEVDRRWMTITTPIQVGHPLEYYEDHYRKAVALEWDLRIVNPRLQEGSHTRNNIKLFAYEMAKSFGEEALHTMSRNLLQVDETQLYIGQPMFYYAAEFNGLFSAQVVPNDEEVSSELGKKIFAYADFVMESKKSKPVMKLSVETMGEAFVRKQRALVENEPELWQEIYDISTIGHEYGHILWIDSDTETKMNGTGQFKNIEEFKATTGGLMAFFHNEREALKHHIVDDLVSRAVGLMAWREVGEVLPYYCEGLIHLDILFSSEVITYDGQVRIDYDQYDTMEKAYQKAYRALAQTYLSKEDANIYLSRYAVKEEGVYLPIKKEIKAFVEHYYARYQEIGQQTVALDY is encoded by the coding sequence ATGCAGAGTCGTAAAAAACAACAATTTATGAACGATCTTCAGGCGATATACCTGGAGTTGCAGGACAGGCAGGCGGAACTGAACGGTTTTTATGAGATCGCCAGAGGTGGTGAGAACCCAAGAGCTGAGGAAGTGGTAGATGCTTTCCTGAAACTGCTGGATATCCCGCGGAACGACGACAGCGTGATGGCAGCATTGACGCGTATCGTCAACCTGCGCGAAGATGCGCTGGAGCAGGTACTCGGCAAGCTTGGGCTGAACGATGACGAGATCCGTGTCAAGAAAGAACTGGCGTACGGATTTGTCAGTACCATGCATATTGCCCGGCATGAGTCGCTCATCGGATGGATAGAGAATCGGAAACTGCTGACACCTTTCTACCGTTCTCTGATCCTGGGAGCGCACTTTGTGGGTCTGCGTCTTTCCGAGTGGCAGAGTTACTGGACGCATCAGGTCATCTATACGGTCAACCTTGAACTCTCCGAGATGTTCAACGGGGACGATGCGAAGGTCTTTGAAATGCTGCAGAACAAGTCACTGCTGGACAGGGACGAAAACGGAGGGGTGGCGGACAGATGTTACTCGGTGCTTGAAAAAGAGGACAATAAGTTCAAAAGTGTTGCTTATGCCGAAGCATTCCCGGAACAGGTGAAACAGGTAGCAACTGCACTTGAACAGCTCATTATGCTGCTGGGCAAGCACGAAGACGAGGTCTATGGGCAGAAAAATGAGTGGATCGCATACTTCAGCGCCATCAAAGAGGCCTTTACACATACAAAAATTGATGAACTTGTCAGAATGTGGGCAGAGGTAGACAGACGCTGGATGACGATCACTACACCGATCCAAGTGGGACATCCGCTGGAGTATTATGAAGACCATTACCGAAAAGCCGTAGCGCTCGAGTGGGATCTGCGTATCGTCAATCCAAGACTTCAGGAAGGTTCACATACAAGGAATAATATCAAACTATTTGCTTACGAAATGGCAAAAAGCTTTGGGGAAGAGGCGTTGCACACGATGAGCAGGAACCTGCTTCAGGTCGATGAGACACAACTCTATATCGGCCAGCCGATGTTCTACTATGCGGCGGAGTTCAACGGACTTTTCTCCGCACAGGTGGTACCCAATGATGAAGAGGTCTCTTCCGAACTGGGTAAGAAGATCTTTGCCTATGCCGACTTCGTGATGGAGAGCAAAAAATCCAAACCGGTCATGAAGCTCTCCGTGGAGACGATGGGTGAAGCTTTTGTCAGAAAACAGCGGGCACTTGTTGAAAACGAACCCGAACTGTGGCAGGAGATCTACGATATCTCCACGATCGGACATGAGTACGGGCATATTCTGTGGATCGATTCCGATACCGAAACAAAGATGAACGGTACCGGACAGTTCAAGAACATCGAAGAGTTCAAAGCCACTACCGGCGGGCTCATGGCCTTCTTCCATAATGAGAGGGAAGCGCTGAAGCACCACATCGTCGATGACCTTGTATCACGTGCGGTCGGGCTGATGGCTTGGCGTGAAGTCGGTGAGGTGCTGCCCTACTACTGTGAAGGGCTGATCCACCTCGATATTCTTTTCTCGTCGGAAGTCATCACATATGACGGACAGGTACGGATAGACTATGATCAGTATGATACGATGGAAAAGGCCTACCAAAAGGCTTATAGAGCGCTGGCACAGACCTATCTTTCAAAGGAAGATGCCAACATCTACCTAAGCCGCTATGCCGTGAAGGAAGAGGGGGTATATCTACCGATCAAAAAGGAGATAAAAGCTTTCGTAGAGCACTATTATGCCCGCTATCAGGAGATCGGCCAGCAGACAGTTGCGCTGGATTATTAA
- a CDS encoding GNAT family N-acetyltransferase produces MHESISLKIPSDLKFMTIVEDLIRDTCDTLPLTKKDTQALIDSTRELIENAVFHAYKDTPGYIQIGLHPFKTGLRIDVHDWGLPMSFKKHISVPIKEGASEGFNRIYDLMDLFEYKNLGKDGKKFVIIKYASHPLHEEENVQKELPAPADEKQSDEDDTSIVVREFKEGDEEGIARLIFKNYGYSYIKDLFYYPQKVFESHGKKFYSIVAQKGERIIGHFALVLVPDSTIAEIGVAVVDPEFQGRGIMNKMFKLVLKKAEEIGLDAVFGEAIMFHTYSQKANLSHGFSEAALMLGKVPVDTTIVNNELAKKSKRGAVLVGYYFFNRESKKLFLPNIYKKQIKQIYRNANVPFNKAKEKKEKIPEHIFLSYTFDPPTNVAKIRVDHYGKDFNQKFIILLNQLKAKHCDMIYADISLEKIPQINKVVRIMNKRGFFYSGVMFFYHERGDYLRLQLKHSDKIGSRNYVCYSDFCRKLSKFIQKDEKRIKKA; encoded by the coding sequence ATGCATGAAAGTATCAGCCTGAAAATTCCCAGCGACCTGAAGTTCATGACGATCGTGGAAGACCTCATAAGGGATACCTGCGATACACTGCCGCTTACAAAAAAGGATACACAGGCGCTCATAGACAGCACGAGAGAACTGATAGAAAATGCCGTGTTTCATGCCTACAAAGACACTCCGGGATACATTCAGATAGGCCTGCATCCGTTCAAGACCGGCCTGCGTATCGACGTGCATGACTGGGGACTCCCCATGTCTTTCAAAAAACATATCAGTGTTCCGATTAAAGAGGGTGCCTCCGAAGGATTCAACCGCATCTATGACCTGATGGATCTTTTCGAGTACAAGAACCTCGGCAAAGACGGGAAAAAATTCGTAATCATCAAATATGCCTCCCACCCTCTGCATGAAGAAGAAAATGTACAAAAAGAACTTCCTGCCCCGGCGGACGAAAAACAATCAGATGAAGATGACACTTCCATAGTGGTAAGGGAGTTCAAAGAGGGCGACGAAGAGGGGATCGCCCGCCTTATCTTCAAAAATTACGGCTACAGCTACATCAAGGACCTGTTTTATTATCCGCAAAAGGTCTTTGAATCACACGGCAAAAAGTTCTACTCCATCGTTGCCCAGAAAGGCGAGAGGATCATAGGACATTTCGCCCTTGTACTGGTGCCTGATTCAACAATTGCGGAGATTGGTGTTGCCGTGGTGGACCCGGAGTTCCAGGGCAGAGGCATCATGAACAAAATGTTCAAACTGGTCCTGAAAAAAGCCGAAGAGATCGGACTCGATGCCGTATTCGGCGAGGCGATCATGTTCCATACCTACAGCCAGAAGGCCAACCTGAGCCATGGGTTTTCAGAAGCAGCCCTCATGCTGGGAAAAGTACCTGTAGACACCACCATTGTGAACAATGAACTGGCCAAAAAATCTAAGCGAGGAGCAGTACTTGTCGGGTATTATTTTTTCAATAGAGAAAGCAAAAAACTCTTTCTGCCGAATATCTATAAAAAACAGATAAAACAGATCTATAGAAATGCGAATGTACCTTTTAACAAGGCAAAAGAGAAGAAAGAAAAGATCCCTGAGCATATTTTTCTAAGCTACACCTTTGATCCACCGACCAATGTCGCCAAGATCAGGGTCGACCATTATGGGAAGGACTTCAATCAGAAATTCATCATACTGCTCAACCAGCTCAAAGCGAAACACTGTGATATGATCTATGCGGATATTTCCCTTGAAAAGATCCCACAGATCAATAAAGTGGTCAGGATCATGAACAAACGGGGATTTTTTTACAGCGGTGTTATGTTCTTCTACCATGAACGGGGAGACTACCTGAGACTGCAGCTCAAGCACAGTGACAAGATCGGCAGCAGAAACTATGTCTGCTACTCCGATTTCTGCAGGAAACTCTCAAAATTCATCCAAAAGGATGAGAAGAGGATCAAGAAAGCTTAA